In Candidatus Hydrogenedentota bacterium, the following are encoded in one genomic region:
- a CDS encoding MFS transporter encodes MALDEKKSFTAGLTPYHYLVLVVACLGWSFDTMDQWLFVFAKQHAIKALLNPAAYPTEEAFSNAVTFYGYIATAALMIGWATGGLLFGMIGDRLGRTRTMALTILIYALFTGLSGLSQNWQQFALFRFMTGLGVGGEFAAGAALVAETFPSHSRATALGIVQATSALGNVTAALINLLFASFMNPAESWRYLFAVGILPAFLVVVIFMFVREPDAWVQARARAKKGEGGLGTIPGLFRDRTIRRNTLVGLTLASVGVIGFWCISVWSPELLRAVLNPEGKVELKQMVEQRISFAGMAQNLGGFFGALCFAWLANRIGRRGGFVVALLGCLVIAPATFFLTSSFLTALIFFFLLGYMLLFLLGGFAVYFPELFPTRLRSTGTGFCYNVARFVTAGMLFFSAPFVKAYGLPMTVLVISVVFILGLLALPFAPETKGKPLPE; translated from the coding sequence ATGGCGCTTGACGAAAAGAAATCATTCACAGCGGGGTTGACGCCCTATCATTACCTGGTGCTGGTGGTGGCGTGCTTGGGTTGGTCCTTCGACACGATGGATCAGTGGCTGTTCGTGTTCGCAAAGCAACATGCCATCAAGGCGCTGCTCAATCCCGCGGCCTATCCGACTGAAGAGGCCTTTTCCAATGCCGTGACCTTTTACGGATATATCGCCACGGCCGCCCTGATGATCGGCTGGGCGACCGGCGGCCTGCTGTTCGGCATGATCGGCGACCGGCTGGGGCGGACGCGGACAATGGCGCTTACTATTCTCATTTACGCCCTGTTCACGGGGTTGAGCGGTCTTTCGCAGAACTGGCAGCAATTCGCCCTGTTCCGTTTCATGACCGGACTCGGCGTCGGCGGCGAGTTCGCGGCGGGCGCGGCGCTCGTGGCCGAGACATTTCCCTCCCACTCCCGGGCAACGGCGCTCGGCATCGTGCAGGCGACATCGGCCCTCGGCAACGTAACCGCGGCGTTGATCAATCTGTTATTCGCCTCCTTCATGAATCCCGCCGAAAGCTGGCGCTATCTGTTCGCGGTCGGCATTCTTCCCGCCTTTTTGGTTGTTGTGATCTTTATGTTTGTCCGTGAACCGGATGCTTGGGTGCAGGCCCGCGCACGAGCCAAGAAAGGGGAAGGGGGGCTGGGCACAATCCCCGGTCTTTTCAGGGACCGTACGATTCGGCGAAACACCCTGGTGGGGTTGACGTTGGCGTCGGTCGGCGTCATCGGGTTCTGGTGCATCAGCGTCTGGTCGCCGGAATTGCTGCGGGCGGTGCTGAATCCCGAAGGCAAGGTGGAACTCAAGCAAATGGTCGAACAACGGATCAGTTTCGCGGGCATGGCGCAGAATTTGGGCGGATTCTTCGGCGCGCTGTGTTTTGCATGGCTGGCCAACCGCATTGGACGGCGCGGGGGATTCGTCGTGGCGTTGCTCGGCTGCCTCGTCATTGCGCCGGCGACGTTCTTCCTGACCTCGTCGTTTTTGACCGCGTTGATATTCTTTTTCTTGCTGGGGTACATGTTGTTGTTTCTCTTGGGGGGATTTGCGGTTTATTTCCCCGAATTGTTCCCCACGCGTCTTCGTTCGACGGGCACCGGCTTCTGCTACAACGTGGCGCGGTTCGTCACGGCGGGCATGCTCTTCTTTTCGGCGCCCTTCGTGAAGGCTTACGGCCTGCCGATGACCGTCCTGGTGATTTCGGTCGTATTCATCCTGGGCCTGTTGGCGCTGCCCTTCGCGCCTGAGACAAAAGGCAAGCCGTTGCCCGAATAG
- a CDS encoding xylose isomerase yields MPEKKSYHSICRWTFNAGKGGFVPSNMRPAWFSNQFTTVDAIRLVKDRIAPRLPGHVQLGFEAHYDTEIDDATAAAVADALGEAGIHLAMITPGAHSHFAYGGIASLDPAERNAAGDLGKRAVDLAYGPLRMVWHPDPALAPSYILWNGSYGYDIATPGVREMYRHLKESIADLCRYEADKGGGLFIAFEPKPNEGHPAMLIPTVASAILFWRKLEEEYGIPRARKGVNKEFGHSEMIGLDHVYDTVEELDNGAMTHMHLNSQGYNDGIILGGPGKFDIDHGARVNGMNIAIASLIQSAGYARWKGHDMQARPYDDESQAIDRVIRSVLSWEACEAAAATLDTALLMRHLVARETAKAEDLMRASLRIAQKTFDEMYSG; encoded by the coding sequence ATGCCGGAAAAGAAGTCGTATCACAGCATTTGCCGATGGACATTCAACGCGGGCAAAGGCGGATTTGTCCCGTCGAACATGCGCCCCGCGTGGTTCTCGAACCAATTCACGACCGTTGACGCGATAAGGCTTGTCAAGGACCGGATCGCGCCGCGCCTGCCCGGACACGTGCAATTGGGATTTGAAGCGCATTATGACACCGAGATTGACGATGCGACCGCGGCCGCCGTGGCCGATGCGCTCGGCGAGGCGGGCATTCATCTCGCCATGATTACCCCCGGCGCGCACAGTCATTTCGCCTACGGCGGGATCGCGTCGCTGGATCCCGCCGAACGCAACGCCGCCGGCGACCTTGGCAAACGCGCGGTGGATCTTGCCTACGGCCCGCTCCGCATGGTTTGGCATCCCGATCCGGCGTTGGCGCCTTCCTACATTTTATGGAACGGTTCGTACGGCTACGACATCGCCACGCCCGGCGTCCGCGAGATGTACCGCCATCTGAAAGAAAGCATCGCCGATCTCTGCCGGTACGAGGCGGACAAGGGCGGCGGGTTGTTCATCGCCTTCGAGCCGAAACCGAACGAGGGGCATCCCGCCATGTTGATCCCGACGGTGGCCAGCGCCATCCTGTTTTGGCGCAAACTCGAGGAGGAATACGGCATTCCGCGCGCGCGCAAAGGCGTCAACAAGGAATTCGGCCATTCCGAAATGATCGGCCTCGATCATGTCTACGATACCGTTGAGGAACTCGACAACGGCGCGATGACGCACATGCACCTGAACAGCCAGGGGTACAACGACGGGATTATCCTCGGCGGTCCCGGCAAGTTCGACATAGATCACGGCGCGCGCGTCAACGGGATGAACATCGCCATCGCGAGCCTGATTCAGTCCGCCGGCTACGCGCGATGGAAGGGGCACGACATGCAGGCCCGTCCGTACGACGATGAATCCCAGGCCATTGATCGCGTGATTCGCAGCGTGCTGAGCTGGGAAGCCTGCGAGGCCGCCGCCGCCACGCTCGACACGGCCCTGTTGATGCGGCATCTCGTAGCCCGGGAAACCGCCAAGGCCGAGGACCTGATGCGCGCGTCGCTGAGGATTGCCCAAAAAACGTTCGACGAAATGTATTCAGGATAG
- a CDS encoding MFS transporter, giving the protein MSPSGNEPRKGRPMRHVRWRVGALLFLVTVINYIDRQTLSALAPILRDQYGWSQSDYGFILNAFRVSYTVMQMVFGRILDWIGTRRGIGLSVAFYSVVGMLTATAQGFRSFVAFRFLLGAGEATNNPGGAKAVSEWFPARERAWAVALFNSGCSIGGAIAPFIVLLIYRYFDSWRPAFLITGSLGFIWLIAWLKFYRRPEEHPNITDEELAYIQQGRSSSAADDGAPRVTWMKVLRYRQTWGLILGRFLLDPFWFLMAEWYALYLKSKGFSLGASVLGFWAPFLGAGLGNFFAGGLSSYFINRGWPVGRSRRAVLLVFGPSMLVLSLATLTSNYYLLLLVFAYASFAYACCGTMFLTLPTDVFHTRAVGTVMGLGGTGAGIGTLISTYLIGLIADTISFEPVIVAASVVPTVATIIFVTLIRANKKPDPDGILLHF; this is encoded by the coding sequence ATGTCGCCTTCGGGGAACGAGCCGCGCAAGGGCCGGCCGATGCGCCATGTGCGCTGGCGGGTGGGCGCGCTGCTTTTCCTCGTGACGGTTATCAATTACATTGATCGCCAGACGCTCAGCGCGCTCGCGCCCATCCTGAGAGACCAATACGGCTGGAGCCAAAGCGATTACGGGTTCATCCTGAACGCGTTTCGCGTTTCATACACCGTCATGCAGATGGTGTTCGGGCGCATTCTCGACTGGATCGGCACGCGGCGCGGCATCGGCCTCAGCGTCGCGTTCTATTCGGTCGTGGGCATGCTGACCGCCACCGCACAGGGCTTTCGCAGTTTCGTGGCGTTTCGTTTCCTGCTGGGCGCGGGCGAGGCGACCAACAATCCCGGCGGCGCCAAGGCGGTGTCCGAATGGTTTCCCGCGCGCGAACGGGCGTGGGCCGTGGCCCTGTTCAACAGCGGATGCTCGATCGGCGGCGCCATCGCCCCCTTCATCGTGCTGCTGATTTACCGCTATTTCGACAGTTGGCGCCCGGCCTTCCTAATCACCGGTTCGCTGGGATTCATCTGGCTGATTGCATGGCTGAAATTCTACCGCAGGCCGGAAGAACACCCGAATATTACCGACGAGGAACTGGCGTATATTCAACAAGGGCGCTCGTCTTCCGCTGCGGACGACGGCGCGCCGCGCGTTACATGGATGAAAGTCCTGCGTTACCGCCAGACATGGGGACTGATCCTTGGGCGGTTTTTGCTGGATCCCTTCTGGTTCCTGATGGCGGAATGGTATGCGCTCTATCTCAAGAGCAAAGGGTTTTCACTGGGCGCGAGCGTTTTGGGCTTCTGGGCGCCGTTCCTGGGCGCGGGACTCGGCAACTTCTTCGCGGGCGGCCTGTCGAGCTACTTCATCAACCGCGGCTGGCCGGTCGGAAGATCGCGCCGGGCCGTGCTGCTGGTGTTCGGCCCCAGCATGCTCGTGTTGTCGCTGGCCACGCTGACGAGCAATTACTACCTGTTGCTGTTGGTCTTTGCGTACGCCAGTTTCGCCTACGCATGCTGCGGCACGATGTTCCTGACCCTGCCCACCGACGTTTTCCATACCCGCGCGGTAGGCACCGTCATGGGACTCGGCGGCACCGGCGCCGGCATCGGCACATTGATTTCGACCTATCTGATCGGCCTGATTGCCGACACGATTTCCTTTGAGCCGGTCATTGTCGCCGCCTCCGTGGTGCCCACGGTCGCCACGATCATCTTCGTCACCCTCATCCGGGCCAACAAAAAACCCGACCCGGATGGTATTCTCCTGCACTTCTAG
- the pabB gene encoding aminodeoxychorismate synthase component I produces the protein MELRENTAAIHDAQTGKWLFFERPAACFDVRDPGDVVPALKEIERRIRQEGLMAAGFVAYEAAPAFDAALKTKPAEGFPLLWFGLYRECREIALPDAARAVCMDWRSSTGEEAYRRAVARIKEYIQAGDTYQTNYTLRLHTPFREDPLDFFARIIGAQRCAYGALVNTGDWTVCCASPELFFSLDGRELVSRPMKGTIARGLWHEQDRANAARLRESEKDRAENVMIVDMVRNDMGRIAATGSVEVVSLFDIEQYPTLWQMTSTVRCATDAGIAEIFGALFPPASITGAPKARTMEIIAELEDQPRRIYCGTVGMITAPRKAQFNVAIRTVLIDNRTGAAEYGTGGGIVWDSTAESEFGECATKARVLSHAPPDFALLETMRWTPEDGFLLLDRHLRRLRQSAEYFGFAMDEETVRRSLSLSVATLPARPHRIRLVVSRDGKPSIEAFPLVQPLHYRICIAKKPLDRQNPLLYHKTTCRDIYDRARRDCPGFDDVLLWNDRGEITESCIANVVVEMEGERVTPPVECGLLPGTYRAMLLEQGLVKERKIGLADLARCSGVFLINSVRETWRVSIEDAPDISGCFRPSRS, from the coding sequence GTGGAACTTCGTGAAAATACGGCGGCGATACACGACGCACAAACGGGGAAATGGCTTTTCTTCGAGCGCCCCGCGGCGTGCTTCGATGTTCGCGATCCGGGCGACGTCGTTCCCGCGCTAAAGGAAATTGAGCGGCGCATACGGCAGGAAGGTCTCATGGCGGCGGGGTTCGTCGCCTACGAGGCCGCGCCGGCCTTCGATGCCGCGCTGAAAACCAAACCCGCGGAAGGGTTTCCCCTCCTGTGGTTTGGACTGTACCGGGAATGCCGGGAGATTGCGTTGCCGGACGCCGCGAGGGCCGTCTGTATGGATTGGCGATCTTCGACCGGTGAAGAGGCCTACCGGCGCGCCGTGGCGCGCATCAAGGAATATATCCAAGCGGGGGACACCTACCAGACCAACTACACCCTGCGGCTGCACACCCCGTTTCGCGAAGATCCCCTGGATTTCTTCGCGCGGATTATCGGCGCGCAGCGCTGCGCATACGGCGCCCTCGTAAATACCGGGGATTGGACGGTGTGCTGCGCGTCGCCGGAACTGTTTTTTTCCCTCGACGGCCGCGAACTCGTTTCGCGTCCGATGAAGGGCACCATCGCGCGGGGCTTGTGGCATGAGCAGGACCGTGCGAATGCCGCCCGGCTGCGCGAATCGGAAAAGGATCGCGCGGAGAACGTCATGATCGTGGACATGGTGCGCAACGACATGGGCCGCATCGCCGCCACCGGTTCGGTCGAGGTGGTCTCGCTGTTCGACATCGAGCAATATCCGACGTTATGGCAGATGACCAGCACGGTGCGCTGCGCCACCGACGCCGGAATCGCGGAGATTTTCGGGGCGCTTTTTCCGCCGGCGTCCATCACCGGAGCCCCCAAGGCACGCACCATGGAAATCATCGCGGAACTGGAAGACCAGCCGCGGCGGATCTATTGCGGAACCGTCGGCATGATTACGGCGCCGCGCAAGGCCCAGTTCAATGTCGCCATCCGGACGGTCCTGATTGACAATCGAACCGGCGCCGCCGAATACGGCACGGGCGGCGGCATTGTATGGGATTCGACCGCCGAGTCCGAGTTTGGCGAATGCGCCACGAAGGCCCGCGTGCTTTCGCATGCGCCGCCCGACTTCGCATTGCTTGAAACGATGCGATGGACGCCCGAAGACGGCTTTTTGCTGCTCGATCGGCATTTGCGCCGGCTTCGGCAATCCGCGGAGTATTTCGGCTTCGCGATGGATGAGGAAACCGTCCGGCGGAGCCTGTCGCTTTCCGTCGCCACACTGCCGGCGCGTCCGCACCGGATCCGGTTGGTCGTTTCACGGGATGGAAAGCCGTCCATTGAGGCGTTTCCCCTTGTTCAGCCGCTTCATTACCGCATCTGCATCGCCAAGAAACCCCTTGACCGGCAGAACCCGCTCCTGTACCACAAAACCACCTGCCGCGACATTTACGATCGCGCCCGCCGGGACTGCCCCGGATTCGACGACGTCCTGCTCTGGAACGACCGTGGCGAAATTACGGAATCGTGCATTGCCAATGTCGTGGTCGAAATGGAAGGGGAGCGCGTCACGCCGCCCGTCGAATGCGGCCTTCTGCCCGGCACGTACCGCGCGATGCTGCTCGAACAGGGCCTAGTGAAGGAACGAAAGATCGGGCTTGCGGATCTTGCGCGTTGTTCGGGCGTTTTTCTGATCAATTCCGTGCGTGAGACATGGCGCGTTTCGATCGAAGACGCGCCGGATATCAGCGGTTGCTTTCGTCCAAGCCGATCGTAA
- a CDS encoding MFS transporter: protein MEPSEDPLPKWGVTHGWRRVPILSGLQELDPAPRRFLLFIVFNVVSWQCIIGPPLVLFARKIDMPPSWVGFLISFTPLSMLLVVITGLLVTRFGPKRVMFITWTLRNLVACLVFAMPWAMARWGTAAGGYVLMGATFGFCLMRAVGAGGWFPWLHEVVPETQRGAYFSSEAAIAQMLGVIVAIFQAWVLRGDPGPDRFIAIYAAGIAAGFFSTYWMYRVPGGRGAAEPVTIRSDMASYRRTIGDRVFVRFVVVASLCFSTTSWLGAASVLYLRDALGISSRVIMIITALGSLCIMLTIRHWARFAERNGSAQAMHLSLAGHAAASAAFLLLWPGAAWSVWLVAPLMVVASVFGAAFWMTTHRAMLGLVHATDRVGYSNLWTVGTSLMLGLTPIAAGFVIDHGGLWGFRICFLAASIGGLCCAWLCLRVAEGTTRPVPARHRAPLFLRPAAMLGRGVRITIGLDESNR, encoded by the coding sequence ATGGAACCCAGCGAAGATCCTCTCCCAAAATGGGGCGTGACACACGGGTGGAGACGTGTTCCGATTCTGTCGGGATTGCAGGAGCTCGATCCGGCGCCCCGGCGTTTTCTGCTGTTCATCGTGTTCAACGTTGTTTCGTGGCAGTGCATCATTGGCCCGCCGCTGGTGCTTTTCGCGCGCAAGATTGACATGCCGCCGTCGTGGGTCGGCTTCCTGATCTCGTTTACTCCGCTGTCCATGCTGTTGGTTGTGATAACCGGCCTGCTAGTGACGCGGTTCGGCCCCAAGCGGGTCATGTTCATTACATGGACGCTGCGCAATCTGGTCGCGTGCCTGGTATTCGCGATGCCGTGGGCCATGGCGCGCTGGGGCACGGCGGCGGGCGGGTATGTGTTGATGGGCGCGACATTCGGTTTCTGCCTGATGCGGGCGGTCGGCGCGGGGGGCTGGTTCCCGTGGCTGCACGAAGTCGTTCCCGAAACGCAGCGGGGCGCCTACTTCAGTTCGGAAGCGGCCATTGCGCAAATGCTGGGCGTGATCGTCGCGATCTTCCAGGCGTGGGTATTGCGAGGCGATCCGGGGCCGGATCGTTTCATCGCAATTTATGCCGCCGGCATCGCGGCGGGTTTTTTCAGCACGTATTGGATGTACCGCGTGCCGGGCGGGCGCGGGGCGGCGGAACCGGTTACGATCCGTTCGGACATGGCCTCGTATCGCCGCACAATCGGCGATCGTGTTTTCGTGCGGTTCGTTGTTGTGGCGTCGTTATGCTTTTCGACCACGTCATGGCTGGGCGCGGCCTCGGTGCTGTATCTGCGCGATGCGCTGGGCATCTCTTCGCGCGTCATCATGATCATAACGGCCCTAGGCAGTTTATGCATCATGTTGACCATCCGCCACTGGGCGCGTTTCGCCGAACGTAACGGCAGCGCGCAGGCCATGCACCTTTCGCTCGCGGGACACGCCGCTGCGTCCGCCGCATTCCTGTTGCTGTGGCCGGGCGCGGCATGGAGCGTATGGCTGGTCGCGCCGCTGATGGTCGTGGCAAGCGTGTTCGGCGCCGCGTTCTGGATGACCACCCACCGCGCGATGCTGGGCCTTGTCCATGCGACGGATCGCGTCGGCTATTCGAACCTGTGGACCGTCGGAACGTCGTTGATGCTGGGGCTGACCCCCATTGCCGCGGGATTTGTTATCGATCATGGCGGCCTGTGGGGATTCAGGATCTGTTTCCTTGCGGCAAGCATCGGAGGATTGTGTTGCGCATGGCTCTGTCTGCGCGTGGCGGAGGGAACCACGCGGCCGGTTCCGGCACGGCATCGCGCGCCGCTTTTCCTGCGTCCCGCCGCCATGCTGGGGCGCGGCGTTCGGATTACGATCGGCTTGGACGAAAGCAACCGCTGA